From the Yoonia rosea genome, the window AGGCGATGCACGCCGTGCCGCACTGAACACCGAAATTGCCCGCTATGATGTTGGCTTTGAAGGTGAAGTCATGGGCGACATGCTTGCGCAGATGGACAACTACGACCGTCTTTCCACAACATTCCGCTTCCGCACGGGTTCATCCCGTATCGATGAACGCGGTCGTTTGGACATGCAGCGTTTGATCGATTATCTTGAGGATGCTCCTGAAGGCACAGAACTGACATTTGTCGGCTTTACCGATGACGTTGGTGCCTTTGAAGGCAACCGCCAACTTGCGATCCAGCGCGCAGAAGCCGTGCTGGAAGAAGTTCGCGCTGTTGCTGATGACCGCCTGAACAACGTCACAATGAAAACCCTTGGCTATGGTGAGATTGCACCATCGGCTTGTAACGTGACCGAGCGTGGCCGTGCGATCAACCGCCGTGTTGAAGTATGGGTCTCCAAGACACAAGAGAGCTAAAACCTGCGCAGCGATACGGGCAACGATTGCCCGTATCCTTGCATCGGAAAAACAAAACGGGCCCTTTGGGGCCCGTTTTTTTGTGGTGAACTTTCCAATGCGCCGGAAACGACGATCAGTGCCACTCACCTGCAGCGGGGCAAGAAATCTGTGGTCTATGCAGGAATGACAAGCTTTAGGTCATCTTCTGGCGCATCAAGCGGCAGATGGTTCTCTTCAAGAACCAGCAAATTCTCGATGCCGATCACATCGCTCTTGGTTTTATAGCCGATCAGGTCTTCGACATTCATATCGAGGTGCCGCGCCATCAGCATCGTTTCTTCCGAGGAAAAGTTGGTCAGCCCGCGCGCTACCTCGGCGCCCTCCTCGTCATAGACATGCAACACATCACCCTTTGTGAAATCACCTTGAATCGAGATCACATCATGCCGCCCGACGCCGCAGTCCCCTGCAACAAGAGCGGCAGCAACGGCGTTTGGCACCACCAAGGTGCCCGAGACCTGCAATCTATTGCTGAGCCAGACCATAAGCGGCGACGCTGTCTTGCCCGTGACAAGGCAGCGGGTGAACCGACGCTCGTTTTCAAGAACCGATGAAATTGGGCGCTCAATGATACCCTCGGCGATAATGGTCTCGACACCCGCGTTCTGCGCCATGTTTGCCGCTTGCATCTTCGTCAACATACCGCCGCTGCCCAGCGCGCTGATGGCAGTGGTAGACTCCAGATGTTCGCTGACGTCGTTAATTTCGGCGATGAACTTGGCATTTGGTTCGGACGGGTCACGATCATAGAGGCCCTCAACGCTGGTCAGAATGACCAAGAGATCTGCATCCACCATCTGCGCCACTTTGGCGGACAGGCGGTCGTTGTCGCCCACACGCAGGTCACGGGTTGCGACAGAATCGTTCTCGTTGATGATGGGCAGAATGTCGTTTTCGAACAACCGTAGCATCGTGTTTTTGATGTTCAGAAACCGGCGTCGATCTTCCATGTCATCGACTGTCACAAGCATCTGTGCGACGTCCATATTATGCTCTGAAGCGATCTGTCGGTAGGCATTCATCAACAGCGGCTGACCACAGGCAGCGGCCGCCTGCTTGTCCAAAATGCCCGCATCTTCGGGGCGTTTTCCGACCATGTTCAGGCCCAAAGCAACCGATCCGGAAGAGGTCAGGATGACATCATGTCCCTCTTTTTTCAGCGCGGCCAAATCGCTGAGCAGGCCATTGATAAAGGCATAGCGCAGGGTCAGGTTTTCGTCATTCGCAAGCAGACTTGAACCGATTTTGACGACAATCTTTTTCTTCTTTGGCATGGAAGCCTCCGGTAAATTATTGTTTTTAATGAATGAAAAGCTATCGGTTTGCGTCACACGACGCAGCCCTGTAGCACTGCTCATTCAATGATTCGCCGACGTATAACATGTACTGCGCCCCTGAACGCAAACAGGTCGCCGCATAGAGCTGCCGATACGCAGGCCTGTACCGAACCGGTGATTGACAAAAAATAGTCCGGCTGATGCGCGATGCGATGCTGCAGAGCAGCAACCAAGAAGTGCGTCCCGTCAGCTCGGAAGAAGGAGACGAAA encodes:
- the proB gene encoding glutamate 5-kinase, which encodes MPKKKKIVVKIGSSLLANDENLTLRYAFINGLLSDLAALKKEGHDVILTSSGSVALGLNMVGKRPEDAGILDKQAAAACGQPLLMNAYRQIASEHNMDVAQMLVTVDDMEDRRRFLNIKNTMLRLFENDILPIINENDSVATRDLRVGDNDRLSAKVAQMVDADLLVILTSVEGLYDRDPSEPNAKFIAEINDVSEHLESTTAISALGSGGMLTKMQAANMAQNAGVETIIAEGIIERPISSVLENERRFTRCLVTGKTASPLMVWLSNRLQVSGTLVVPNAVAAALVAGDCGVGRHDVISIQGDFTKGDVLHVYDEEGAEVARGLTNFSSEETMLMARHLDMNVEDLIGYKTKSDVIGIENLLVLEENHLPLDAPEDDLKLVIPA